TGCATTGATGTTTTCCGGTACCGACAGATTTCCGTGATACAAAACATAATTTCCCTTCCCCGTCAAACTTTTTACTGCCTTGTACGGATGAAATGCCGGTAGAAAAACTACCGGTTTATATTTTGATGAGAAATAGGCATGGTCGGTTTGTGAAATGGTTAATAACAAATCAGCTTTCGATAAAATCGATTCGTATTTTTTCAATTTCACCGATTCGTTGTAGAAATAATATTTTTTAAAAAGATCGGTTTCCACTTTGGAAAGGTGCAGATAATAATCGTGTTCGATATTGTGGGTGCGTACGATCCGTTTTCGGTTTTTTAGCCGCCGTTCGCGTAAAAGAGCAGTGGTGTGTAGTCCTTCCATTAAGATGGGATAATCGTCTTTCAATAAATTTTTTACCAATTCTTCCGATATACGGGTTTCAATAATGTAAGGCCGGCTTTTAAAAAGATGTTTTTTCGATACATCCCGTTTGTAATACCGTACTTCGTAAAAAAGTTTTTCCAGAAGTTCCGGTTTTTTTCGGCCGTATTCAAAACAATGCAGATGAATTTTCACTCCTTTTTCTGCCAGGGCTTTGGCTTTATAAAATACATCAATGACCCCGCCGTAATTGGCCGGATACGGAACGTCAAACGAAACAATATGCAGGTGGAGTTCAGACATACTGGCGGTACACTTTTTTCAGTTTTTCTGATTCGGTTTCCCAGTTTAATTCAGCTGCGGCAACAGCGGTGTTTTCTTTCCATTGCTGCAGGCGGTTAGGGTGGTCCATAATGTCTTTAATTTTTTTTGCCATATTTTCGGGATTGTGGTCCGGAATAAAATCGCCCACACGGTAAGTTTCTATGATTTTTTCAATTTCCGGTAAACGCGAAGCCAGTACCGGAATACCGGCATGAAGATAATCAAAAATTTTGTTGGGCAAACTGTAACGGTAATTGATGTTGGTGTCTTTGTCGAGCGTAAGTCCCAAGTCGGCTGCTGCCGTGTATTGCATCATTTCGGGATAAGGACGCCGCGAGATAAAGATAACTTTTTCAGATAAAGATAACTGCGCCACTTTCTTTTTTAATACCGGCAAAACATCGCCGTTTCCTACGATCAGTAAAACAACCTGGTCCAGGTATTGCATGGCTTCGGTGATTTCTTCGGCTCCCCGGTGCACATTAATTCCGGCTCCTTGCATGATGATGATGAATTTGTTTTCGGGTAATCCCAGTGCTTTGCGGCTCTTCGGGTTGGGATTTTCAAATTTCGGCGGTACATTACGCACCACCACCGGACGGATTCCATATTCTTTTTCGTACAGGCCGGCAATGCTGTCATTGACCGTAAAAATGGTTTTCAGTTTTGGGAAAAGCCATTGTTCCAGCTTTTTCCATATTTTTTGTTTCAGCGGATGGACCTGTAATTCAGGGACGCCGGTAAAATATTCGTGGGCATCGTACACCAGCGGAATTTTTCTTATCCGCGAAACCAAAAAATTCGGCAAGAGCGTATCCAGGTCATTAGCTACCAACAGGTCAGCCGGATGCAGCAGCAAAAAGAAAAAAAGCCGGATCTGAAAACAGAGATAGAAAGCCGGTCCTTTTTCAAAAAGTAATTTCATCCGGTGTACCGGATACGGGCGCTCATCCATAGGAAGACTCTCTTTTAACCGGCGTCCGGTAAGAACAACCCGGAATCCCATTTCCGATAACGTGGAACACACTTTCTTTACCCGTTGGTCAGTAACCAAATCATTAATAACCGAAACAATAACTTTTTTACTCAAAACAGCAGGATGTAGTGTTAAAAAGAAAACACAAAATGTGTTTAAAAATTGTTTGATGACAAAAATAAGGAAAGCCGCCGGATAAAATTTTAGTTGTAGAAAAAAGAGGATGGCAATTCGGGCGAATCCCTATCTTTGTGCCAACATTTCAAAAACGGATGAAAAAGTTATATCGCGTTATTGCATACATTTTTCCCTATTGGGGATCGTTGGCAGCCAATCTGTTTTTCAACATTGTATCCATTATATTTTCGCTTTTTTCGCTGGCCTTGCTCATTCCTTTTCTCAATCTTCTTTTTGGGATCAATAAACTGGTTACAGAAAAACCGGTATTACATTTCAGCACCCATTCGGCTCTTGATTATTTGAATTATTATATCAGCCAGATTATTATTCATCAGGGAAAACTGCAAGCGCTGGTTTTCATTTGTGTGATTATTCTTACGGCTTTTTTCTTTAAAAATTTCGGCCGTTTCTTTGCGATGTATTTTGTCAATTACGCCCGGTCAGGGGCTATTCGCGGCATACGTGATGATATCTATTCCAAATTGCTGATCCTGCCGCTGGCTTATTATTCCAGAAATAAAAAAGGCGACCTGATGACCCGGATTACTTCGGATGTGCAAGAGCTGGAAGTATCTATTTTTCTGAATCTTGAATCGCTGGCGCGCGATCCCATTACCATTATTGCCTATCTGGCTTTTATGGTGAGTTTAAGTTTGAAACTCAGTGTTTTCGTTTTGGTCATTCTTCCCATCACCGGGCTGATTATCGGCTCGATAGGCCGTAATCTTCGCAAAAACTCCGTTATTCTGCAGCGTTATTATTCGGCGCTGATGTCCATGATCGAAGAAACCATTACCGGACTTCGTGTGGTCAAAGGGTTTAATGCCATTCCGTATTTTAACCGGCGGTTTAAAGAGATGGATACTACCTATTTCCGGAAACAGGTAAGTGTAAACCGGCGGCGCGATTTGGCTTCTCCCCTGAGTGAGTTTCTCTCTTCGCTGGTGATCGTGGTAATTCTTTGGTTTGGGGGGCAAATGGTGATTCAGCCGCATCCTACGATTCAGGCTGCTGATTTTATTACTTTTATTGTGGTTTTTTCGCAGATCATGTCTCCTGCAAAAGCGCTTTCGCAGAGTTTTTTCAATATCCGGAAAGGTTTGGCTTCGGCCGACCGTATTTTTGAAGTAATGGATGCCGAAGAAGGCATTGAAGAAAAACCCAATGCTTTGCCGGTGCATACCTTTCAAAAGGAAATCCGTTTTGAACATGTTTGGTTTAAGTATCAAAAACCCTATGTTTTAAAAGATATAGATTTTGTTATTCCCAAAGGAAAGATCATCGCCATTGTGGGTGAGTCGGGCGGCGGAAAGTCAACGATTGTGGATCTTTTGCCCCGCTTTTACGATGTGACCAAAGGCCGGATACTGCTGGACGGACATGATATCCGGGATTATAAAATTGACGATCTGCGCGGACTGATGGGAATTGTTTCGCAGGATAGTATTTTGTTTAACGATACGGTTTTCAATAATATAGCTTTTGGCATGACGGATGTGTCGCAGGAAGCCGTTGAAGCGGCGGCCAAAGTGGCCAATGCTCATGACTTTATCGTGAAAATGGAGCAAGGATACCAAACCAATGTGGGTGACCGGGGAATTAAACTTTCGGGGGGACAGCGTCAGCGGATCAGTATTGCCCGTGCGGTGTTGGCAAACCCGCAAATCCTGATTCTTGACGAAGCCACTTCTTCGCTGGATACCGAATCGGAACGGCTGGTACAGGATGCCTTGTCAAAAATTATGAAAAACCGTACCACACTGGTGATTGCCCACCGGCTTTCTACCATCCGCGATGCCGATGAAATCATGGTGATTCAAAAAGGCGAAATTGTAGAACGCGGATCGCATGAAGTGCTGCTTAAAGCCAATGGTATTTACAAGCGGCTTCAGGATTTACAATCATTCAAGTAGCGGCTGTAAACAATATTTTTTCATCTTTGTAAAAAGGTAACACAGGTTTTCGCATGTTGCAAAAATTGTCCATAACCAATTATACCCTGATTAGCCGGGCCGAAATAGATTTTGATGCGGGGTTTACGGTAATTACCGGCGAGACCGGTGCCGGAAAGTCCATTCTTCTTGGTGCCCTTTCGTTGATTTTGGGGCGCCGGGCTGATCCGTCGGTGTTGATGGATAAAACCAAAAAATGTGTGGTGGAGGGAACGTTTTTCATCGGAAATTTAAACCTGAGCACTTTTTTTGATGAAAATGATCTGGATTACGACGAACAAACCCTGTTGCGACGCGAAATAAATCCGGCCGGTAAATCCCGTGCTTTTATTAATGATACACCGGTAAACCTGAATGTGTTACGTGCTTTGGGAGAACGTTTGGTGGATATCCATTCGCAACATCAGACCCTGTTGCTGAACGAGCAGGATTTTCAACGGGCACTTTTTGATGCATATATTCAAAAGCCCGGGTTGAAAGAAACGTATAGCCGTTTGTTCAAACAATACCGCGAAACGGAAAAAAAGGTTTTTCAGCTTCAAAAACAAAACGAACAGGCTAAACGCGATGAAGACTATTATCGTTTTCAGCTGAATGAATTGGATGCTGCGGCACTGGATGCGGATGAAATGACCCGCCTTGAAGAAAAAAACAAACTGTTGCGGCATGCGGTGGATCTTCGTTCTGCTTCGGAATTGGCCGCCGAATTATTGAAAAACGGTGACGTTTCGGTATTGGAGATGCTGGGACGACTGAAAGAAACTTTTTCCCGGCTTTCCGATTTACATCCTTCCATTGCCGAATTTACCGAACGCCTTTCTTCTTCGTATATTGAGTTGGCTGATTTAGCATTGGAAATTGAAAGCTTTGCCTCTTTGAACGAGTTTGACCCCGATGAATTACAGCAAAATGAAGAGCGGTTGAATATGCTTTATTCATTGATGCAAAAACATCATGTCAACGATGTGGAAGGCCTTCTTGCTTTGGCGGAAGAATATCGCGAAAAGCTGGAAAACATAACCGGTTTGGAAAACGAACTGGAAAAAGAAAAGAAAAAGCTTGTTGAAATAACCCATCAGCTTGAAAAAGCTGCTGATGCTTTGCGACAGGCCAGAGAAAAAGCGATTCCTTCGTTCGAAAAAGAAGTCATCCGGTTGTTACAACAATTAGGGATGAAAGATGCACAATTTCAGGTTAAGCTTATCCCGCTTTCTTCTTTTTCGGCTTACGGAAAAGAACAGGTTCATTTTTATTTTTCGGCGAATAAAGGAAAGGAACCGGACCTTTTATCTAAAACGGCTTCCGGCGGAGAGTTGTCGCGGTTGATGTTAGCAGTTAAGTCGTTGATACACCAGGAAGGCGTTTTGCCTACCATTGTTTTTGATGAAATTGATGCCGGAGTTTCGGGAGACATTGCCGGTAAACTGGGGATGATTCTGAAGAAAATGGCTACGCATATTCAGGTATTGGCCATTACTCACCTGCCACAAATTGCAGCCCGGGCTGATTTCCATTTTCGTGTTTTTAAAAATACCGAAAACGACAAAACCGTATCGCAAATTGTTTTGTTAAATGCTGAAGAACGGTTGGAAGAAATTGCCAAGATGCTGAGCGATGAAAAGGTAACGGACGCTTCGCGGGCTGCTGCCAGAGAACTGCTCGCCGCTTCACGATAGGGTTTGTTAATGTAAGCGATCACCGTATTTAAATATACCTGAAACAGTTAATTTCTCTATTTGGTGTGCTGATAATATTCTTCGTTTTATTGCCCAGTTTCCACTGAGTTCATGATGTGTCAATTACTTTGTGAAGTAAAATAATTTTCGGGGGAAAACACCAGTTATGGGCGGGGCATTGCGGAAAAGTGGCGTGCGAGGAGAAGAACAGGCGAAGTTGCGATGGAGCAAAATCACAAAAGACAAAAAACCAAATGACAAACGAAAT
The sequence above is drawn from the Candidatus Sulfidibacterium hydrothermale genome and encodes:
- a CDS encoding glycosyltransferase family protein translates to MSELHLHIVSFDVPYPANYGGVIDVFYKAKALAEKGVKIHLHCFEYGRKKPELLEKLFYEVRYYKRDVSKKHLFKSRPYIIETRISEELVKNLLKDDYPILMEGLHTTALLRERRLKNRKRIVRTHNIEHDYYLHLSKVETDLFKKYYFYNESVKLKKYESILSKADLLLTISQTDHAYFSSKYKPVVFLPAFHPYKAVKSLTGKGNYVLYHGNLSVPENINAATVLLKEVFQDFPVPFKIAGLHPPASLSRLVAATPSAELIANPSDEQLQELIANAHIHIFFTEQATGLKLKLLNALYNGRFVLTNDKMLSGSQLQPVCIMAGSIAEMKKEIARLMKEKFTATMKADRQFHLQTLYANGNNVERLIDLIV
- a CDS encoding glycosyltransferase — translated: MSKKVIVSVINDLVTDQRVKKVCSTLSEMGFRVVLTGRRLKESLPMDERPYPVHRMKLLFEKGPAFYLCFQIRLFFFLLLHPADLLVANDLDTLLPNFLVSRIRKIPLVYDAHEYFTGVPELQVHPLKQKIWKKLEQWLFPKLKTIFTVNDSIAGLYEKEYGIRPVVVRNVPPKFENPNPKSRKALGLPENKFIIIMQGAGINVHRGAEEITEAMQYLDQVVLLIVGNGDVLPVLKKKVAQLSLSEKVIFISRRPYPEMMQYTAAADLGLTLDKDTNINYRYSLPNKIFDYLHAGIPVLASRLPEIEKIIETYRVGDFIPDHNPENMAKKIKDIMDHPNRLQQWKENTAVAAAELNWETESEKLKKVYRQYV
- a CDS encoding ABC transporter ATP-binding protein, whose product is MKKLYRVIAYIFPYWGSLAANLFFNIVSIIFSLFSLALLIPFLNLLFGINKLVTEKPVLHFSTHSALDYLNYYISQIIIHQGKLQALVFICVIILTAFFFKNFGRFFAMYFVNYARSGAIRGIRDDIYSKLLILPLAYYSRNKKGDLMTRITSDVQELEVSIFLNLESLARDPITIIAYLAFMVSLSLKLSVFVLVILPITGLIIGSIGRNLRKNSVILQRYYSALMSMIEETITGLRVVKGFNAIPYFNRRFKEMDTTYFRKQVSVNRRRDLASPLSEFLSSLVIVVILWFGGQMVIQPHPTIQAADFITFIVVFSQIMSPAKALSQSFFNIRKGLASADRIFEVMDAEEGIEEKPNALPVHTFQKEIRFEHVWFKYQKPYVLKDIDFVIPKGKIIAIVGESGGGKSTIVDLLPRFYDVTKGRILLDGHDIRDYKIDDLRGLMGIVSQDSILFNDTVFNNIAFGMTDVSQEAVEAAAKVANAHDFIVKMEQGYQTNVGDRGIKLSGGQRQRISIARAVLANPQILILDEATSSLDTESERLVQDALSKIMKNRTTLVIAHRLSTIRDADEIMVIQKGEIVERGSHEVLLKANGIYKRLQDLQSFK
- the recN gene encoding DNA repair protein RecN, with protein sequence MLQKLSITNYTLISRAEIDFDAGFTVITGETGAGKSILLGALSLILGRRADPSVLMDKTKKCVVEGTFFIGNLNLSTFFDENDLDYDEQTLLRREINPAGKSRAFINDTPVNLNVLRALGERLVDIHSQHQTLLLNEQDFQRALFDAYIQKPGLKETYSRLFKQYRETEKKVFQLQKQNEQAKRDEDYYRFQLNELDAAALDADEMTRLEEKNKLLRHAVDLRSASELAAELLKNGDVSVLEMLGRLKETFSRLSDLHPSIAEFTERLSSSYIELADLALEIESFASLNEFDPDELQQNEERLNMLYSLMQKHHVNDVEGLLALAEEYREKLENITGLENELEKEKKKLVEITHQLEKAADALRQAREKAIPSFEKEVIRLLQQLGMKDAQFQVKLIPLSSFSAYGKEQVHFYFSANKGKEPDLLSKTASGGELSRLMLAVKSLIHQEGVLPTIVFDEIDAGVSGDIAGKLGMILKKMATHIQVLAITHLPQIAARADFHFRVFKNTENDKTVSQIVLLNAEERLEEIAKMLSDEKVTDASRAAARELLAASR